Sequence from the Syntrophaceae bacterium genome:
GCAATCCGGCCTCCCGGCTCGACGGCAAACCCGGGCCCGCAGCGGGAACAAAACTCTTTTTTTTCTGAACCCTTTCGGCTAATTTGAATCAGCTCGCGCCCGAAAACCGTGCCGTCGCACACGGGCTGCCCGGCAACTGGAATCATCATCCTCTTTCGTAATGACGGCGTCCTGAAAGGAGCCCTGCCATGAGCCTCATCACCGCCGAGAATCTGGCGAAGGACTACCGGACCGGGGAAGTTACCGTCCATGCCCTTCGGGGGGTGTCCTTCCGGATCGAGCCCGCTTCTTTCGTCTCCTTCGTCGGTCCCTCCGGGAGCGGGAAGACCACCATCCTGAACATCGTCGGCTGCCTGGACAAGCCCAGCGGGGGAAGCCTGACCGTCGCCGGAACGGACGTAACGGCCCTCGACATGAAGGAAAGCGCCCGCTTTCGGGGAAATCACATCGGCTTCATCTTCCAGGACTTCAACCTCATCCCCGTGCTGACTGTTCACGAGAACGTCGAGTACCCCCTGATGATGGTCCAGAACGTGCCGGAACGGGAGCGGCGGGAACAGATCGGGACGCTCCTGGAGGCCGTGGGGATGGCGGATCAGCGGGACAAGTACCCGGACCAGCTCTCGGGGGGCCAGAAACAGCGGGCGGCCATTGCCCGGGCGCTGGTAACGAACCCCCGGCTTGTCCTGGCGGACGAACCGACGGCGAATCTGGACTCGGCAACGGCCTACGCCGTCATCGATCTCATGAAACGCATGCGGGACGAACGCCAGACGACGTTCATCTTCTCCACCCACGACCAGAAGATCGTCGGCGAGGCGGAGATTCTCTTCTGGCTGGAGGACGGCGCCCTCCGGGAGGTCCAGGAAAAGGGAGGTCGGAACCATGGTTAATCTCTTCAAGATGGCCGTCCGGAACCTCCTGCGGTACCGCCGCCGAACCCTGCTGACGGCGTCTCTCATCACCATCGGAGTGGTCTTTGTCCTTGTTTTCCTGTCTGTCTCCGGCTCCTTCAAGGCCATGATGATAGGCCAGATCACCGATTCGATGCTCGGCCATCTCCAGATCCACCGGCATGGCTACGTTGCCTCCATCGACAATCTTCCCCTGAATCTCAACCTGAAGCCGCCGGAGGTCCGCAAAGTGTCGGAGGCCCTCGATGGGATGCCCGGTGTGGAGACCTATTCTCCGCGGATCAAGTTCGGGGGCATGTTCAGCAACTTCACCGAAACGACCAACATCCGTCTCAATGGGGTCATCCCGGAACGGGAATTCAAAACGGTGCCCCTGCTTCCCTCCCGGATCATTGAGGGGAAAAAGGCCCTCGGGAAGGGGGAGATGCTCCTGCCGGCCCTCCTCGCCCGCGGGATGGGCATCAAGGTCGGGGACCCGGTGGTCGTCGTGGCGACAAACCAGGACGGCTCCGTCAACGGCAGGCAGTTCATTGTCGCGGGAATCCTCGAGGGCGTAACCGGCCCGGGGGGACGGGACGGTTACATCCACCTGGACGACGCCGTGGAAACCCTGCGGATGCGGGAGCCCGAAATCAGCGAGATCGCCGTACGGCTGAAGGATTTCGGGCGCCTGTCGGACGTTCACAACAGGCTTTCCGGTCTTCTTGCAGGGGAAAAGAATCAACAGGGGAAGCCCCTGTTCGAGGTCCACACCTGGGAGGCCCTCTCGCCCTTTTTCAACGTCGCCCGGATGATCGACGTCATGACTTTCTTCATCAAGCTCATGCTCATTGCCATTGTCCTGATCAGCATCATGAACGTCATGATCATGGCCGTTTACGAGCGGGTCCGGGAGATCGGCACCATGGCGGCCATCGGCACCCTTCCCGGCCGGATCCTCTCCCTGTTTCTCTTCGAGGGCTTCTGCCTTGGCATCCTGGGGGCCGTCGTCGGCTGCATCACAGGGAGCCTGCTCCTGTGGATCCTCAATCTTTCCCGGCTCACCTTCGACTTCGGCCAGCAGAAGGGACTTGTCCTGGCGGTATCCCTCCGGCCGGGAGACCTTCTGACCATATCCGTCACCGTCATCCTCGTCTCCGTGGCAGCGAGCCTGCAGCCCGCCTGGAAGGCCTCACGGATGGAGCCGATCGAGGCGCTGCGCCACGTCTGACCGGAAAAGAAAAGGAGGAACCTCATGCTGCACAAGTTGCTGCTCACGTCTCTGGTCCTTCTGTTCGCCCTGCCGGCCTTCGCCCTGGACGGCCCGGCTCTGCTGAAGCAGGTGGACCGGAACCTGAACCCCGAGTCCTACGAAATGTACCGGAAGCTGATCAACGTGGAACCCGATGGAAAAAAGAAGGAGTTCACCCTCTTTTCCGTCAAGAAGGGAGCCGACAAGGTGGCCGCCCTCTTCCTCGCCCCGGCCAGCGAAAAGGGCCGCAGCACTCTCCGGCTGGGCGACAACATGTGGCTCTATATCCCCAGTGTGGGCAAGCCGATCCGTATCACCAGCCTCCAGTCCGTGGTTGGGGGCGTGTTCAACAATGCCGACATCCTGAACCTCGACTACAGTGCCGAGTACGACGTGAAATCCGTCACGGACAAGGACGGGGGGTACCTGCTGCACCTCAAGGCGAAGACCCGGGAGGTCGCCTATGACCAGCTACGCATGCAGGTCGACCGGAATCGCAAGGTTCCAATCCGGATCGAGTGCCTCACCGAGGCGGGGATGCTCATCAAAACCCTCTACTTCAAAGACCCGAAGGAGTTCGGCGGCGGGCTCGTGAGGCCCTCGGTGGTCGAGACGGACAGCCCCCTCTACAAGGGCTACCGGTCCATCATGATCTATGCGAAGATTCGCAAGCGGACGTTCAAAGACGAGGTCTTCACCCTCACTCACATGCCGAACATCGATTCGCTCCGATAGGGACCGATGGACGAATGACCCGGTTTCGTGCATTTGGCCGCGGACCCGACCGCGGCCGAGCCTGCCCCGGGAGGCAAACATGAAGCCCGCACAACCGGGGACTCCGGACTGGCACAGCCGGGGATCCCTTCGCAGGAACGGCGGACGCCCGTGTCTTGCAGGCGCACTGCTCCTGTGGGTCCTCCTTACCCTGGCACCCGCTGCCCGAGCTGCGGACGAGTCTTATTCCTTCGACCTTTCGGAAATCGAAAAAAAATCCTGGCACATCGGAGGCTACGCCGAGGTCCGGCCGGTCCGATACCGCCTCAATCCCGACGGGGCATTCTACAAGCTTCGCTTCTACAACCGGCACGAGGGAGACGCCGTCGACGAGTACAATGGCCGGTTGCAGTTGGAAGGGAGTTATGAGAAAGGCATTGCCCGCCTGTACATGAGAACCAACACGGACTATCGACGCTCGTACACAGGGGAGACCGAAAAAACGAGCATCTACGAGGGGTACGGTTCCCTCCGCCCCTCCGCTTCCTTCAAAATTGACGCCGGCAAGAAGAATCTCAAGTGGGGAAAGGGTTATGCCTGGAATCCGGCCGCTTTCCTGGACCGACCGAAGGATCCCGACGATCCGGAACTCCCCATGGAGGGTTACATCGTCCTCACGGCCGACTGGATCCGGAGTTTCGACGGGCCGCTGAAGACCGTTTCTTTCTCCCCCGTCGTGCTTCCCGTCCATGACCATGTGAACGACGAGTTCGGAGCCGCCGCCCGGATCAATGTTGCAGGCAAGCTCTATCTCCTGCTGTACGACACGGACATCGACCTGATGGTCCTGGCCGACGGCAGCCGCACCACCCGCTTCGGGTTCGACTTCTCCCGGAACTGGACGAGCAACTTCGAGATCCACGGAGAATTCGCCTGGATCCGGGATCATGCGAAAACCAGGATCGACGCGGCCGGGTCTACCGAGACGGAAACATATAACGCCTTCAGCGGCCTCATCGGCCTCCGCTACCTCACGACCCGGGACACGACGATCATCGCCGAGTATTACCACAGCGGGACGGGATACACGGCTGAGGAAATGAAAGGATTCTATGCATTCGTCAACCGGGGGTGGCGGACGTACCTGGCCGGTGGAAGCGATGGCATTCTCCAGCGGGCTCTTCTGACAGCGGATGGAACGTATGGCCGGCCCAACCCGATGAGGGACTACCTGTACCTGCGGATCGTCCAGAAGGAACCCTTCGACATCCTCTACTTCACGCCCGCTCTGACCGTCATGGCCAACCTGAACGACGGGGGATATACGGTCTCGCCGGAGGCCGTGTACACAAGGATAACGAACCTGGAATTGAGGCTCAAGGCCAGTTTTCTGTACGGGGGTCCCGACAGCGAGTTCGGCGAGAAACAGAACCGCTGGCGCATCGAGTTCCGGGCGGGATACTCGTTTTAGGGAATACCGCCGTGCTTTGATCACATGCGCCCGATCCGGGCTTGAAGCGCTCCGTGATGGCGTGCGGGACCCCTTGCCCGGAGCCCCCCGGCCGTTCATTAAGACACTCTAACTATTAAATATTACAACGCTTTATTGCGACTCACGGAACCCATAAATTCATTGAAAAAAAACCCTTCCGATGTTAAGGGTATCGGCATTCCAAGCGAGAGAGAGAGCGGCAAACCATGGACCTCGGCCACATGCTGGAGGAAAGTACCAGACGTTTCACCGAACGGATTGCCCTCATCCATGACGGCAATAACCTTACCTATCGGGATCTGAACCGGGCTGTCAACGCCCTCGCCGGCGGTCTTCGGGATCTGGGAATCGGCAAAGACGACAAGGTCGCCATCCTGCTCCCCAACATCCCCGAATTCGTCATCGCCTACCTTGCCGCCCAAAAGCTCGGCGCCGTCGCGGTCACGCTCAACGTCATGTCCACCGCCTTCGAGCTTCGACACCTCCTGGGCAACAGCGATTCCAAAGCCTTTATCACCACGGCCTCGGCGGCAAGACGATTCGAAGAGATCCGGGATGAAATGCCGCTCTGCCGGCACCTTCTGGTCACCGACAGTGCCGATTCTCCCTATGCCTGGAGTACACTCGTGTCGAAGGGAGGGGACGATTTCCCGATTCCCGCCATTGGAGACGACGATTCCGCGGTTATGATCTACACCTCGGGACTGACCGGCAGGCCCGTGGGGGCGGTGCTCACCCACGGCAACCTGCAGAGCCAGACGGGCCTTCTGGCATCGGAGGTTGCCGGCACGGAGGAAGACCGTTGCCTGGCAATCATCCCTTTCTTCCACTCCTTCGGAGCCGTCGCCAACATGCTTGCACCGCTCAGGACCGGAGCCAGCATCGTCCTCATGGACCGCTTCACCCTGGACGGCATCTTCACCGCCATCGAACGGGAAAAAGTCACCTACATCACAGGCGTGCCCCGGCTTTTTCTGGGAATGATCTTTCATGACAAGGCGGACAGCTACGATGTAAGCTCGCTCCGCTTCTGCATCACCGGCGGTGCTGCCATTCCGCCTGACGTTTTCACCGCTTTCGAGTCCAAATTCAAGGTCAAGCTGGTCGAAGGATACGGTCTCACGGAGGCCTCCCCGATCTGCACGCTCAGCCGCATCGACCGGCCCCACCGGCCCGGTTCCATTGGCACGGTGATCCCCGGCCTGCAGGCAAAGATCGTCGACAAGGACGGGCGGGAGGTGCCCCGGGGGCAAGTGGGGGAACTCATTGTCCGGGGCCCAAACGTCATGAAGGGATACTACAAGGACTCGACCCGGACCGCCGAGGTCATCCGGGACGGCTGGCTCCATACAAGCGACCTGGGAACCATGGACGGGGACGGATATATTTTCCTGACGGGCCACGCAAAGCGGATGGTCATCACCAGCGGTTTCAATGTCTACCCCCGGGAGATCGAGCTGGTCCTGGAGATGCACCCGGCCGTCAGGCAGGCAAAGATCACGGGCAAGCAGGATCTGATGCGCGGCGAGATCGTGAAGGCCAGCATCGTGCTGAAGCCGGGTGCGACGGCCGGCGAGAAGGACATCCTCCGCCATTGCCGGACCTATCTTTCCAACTACAAACACCCCCGGGAGATCGAATTCGTCGAGGCCATCGACGAGGCATGAACGATACGGGGATTCGTCCCCGCCGGAATATTTCACATCCTTGAGAGAGGAGGAAGGAGTAACATGAGAGATGCGGTAATCGTAAGTGGCGCCAGAACCGCCGTGGGCGAGTTTGGTGGATCCCTCAAGGGGGTCTCCGTGGTGGAACTGGGCAAGGTGGTCATGAAAGAGACCATCAAGCGGGCGGGTCTCCGGCCGGCCGTCAGCGACTTCATCAAGTCCTGCCGCCCCGATGTCTTCGGCGACTTCGACATGACGGACGTCCAGAAAAAGGGCTATGACTACGACAGTTCCCTCACCCCCGTCTACATTGACGAGGTCATCATGGGGAACGTCCTGAACGCCGGCGTGGGCCAGAACCCGGCCCGCCAGTCGGCCATCTTCGCCGGCCTGCCGGAGGAATCGAACGTATTCACCGTCCAGAAGGTCTGCGCATCGGGGATGAAGGCCATCGCCCTGGCGGCTCAGTCCGTCATGACGGGCGACGCAGACATCGTCCTTGCCGGCGGCATGGAGAACATGAGCAACGTCCCCTATGCCGTTGCCGACGCCCGCTGGGGCTTCCGGATGAACATGCCCTATGGCAAGATCACGGACCTGATGGTCCATGACGGCCTCTGGGAGATCTTCAACGGATACCACATGGGCTTCACGGCGGAGAACATCGCCGCCAAGTACGGGATCACCCGCCAGGAGCAGGATGAACTGGCCTACGAGAGCCACCGGCGCGCCCGGGCGGCGATCGCCAGCGGGGCCGTGGCCGACGAGATCGTCCCCATCATCATTCCCCAGAGAAAGGGCGATCCGAAGATCTTCAACGTTGACGAGCGGCCCATGGACACGACCCTGGAGAAGATGGCCAAGCTGGCGCCGGTCTTCAAGAAAGACGGATCCGTCACGGCGGGGAACGCCTCGGGTATCAACGACGGAGCTGCGGCCGTGCTGGTCATGAGTGCCGAAAAGGCCAAGGAACTGGGCCTGAAGCCCCTGGTCAAGATCAAGGGCTGGGCCTCCGGCGGCGTCGATCCGGCGTACATGGGTCTCGGTCCTATCCCGGCGGTGAGAAAGCTCTTCAAGAAACTGAACCTTACTATGAAGGACATCGGCCTCATTGAGTTGAACGAGGCCTTCGCCTGCCAGGCCCTGGGCTGTGTCAAGGAACTGGGCGTGGACCTCAGCATCACCAATTTGAACGGCAGCGGGATCTCCATCGGCCATCCCATCGGATGCACCGGCGCCCGCATCACCTACACACTGGCCATGCAGATGAAGAAGCGGAACGTTCCGCTCGGACTGGCGTCGCTGTGCATCGGCGGCGGTCAGGGCATGGCCATTGTCCTCGAAAGCGTCTAGCCATCCGTCATTCCACCGGCACTCCCCGGTTCAATCGGGGGGTGCCGGCCTTCTACAGACACGGGGGAAGCGAATCCAGAAAGGAGGCAGTCCGATGGAGTTCAAGAACCTCATTTTCCAGGTGGAGGAAGGGGTCGCGACGATCACCTTCAACCGGCCCAAGGCACTCAACGCCATGAACTCCGAGACCATGTCGGAGCTCTACCAGGCGGCGACCATCTGCAAGAACGACGACGCCGTCAAGGCCCTGATCCTGACGGGCTCCGGGGACCGGGCCTTTGTAGCCGGTGCGGACATCTCGGAAATGCAAAACCTCAGGCCCCAGCAGGCCCTGGCTTTCATGGAGCTTGGACACGAGACGCTCCGCCTGATCGAGACGCTGCCCAAGCCTTCCATCGCGGCGGTCAACGGTTTCGCCCTCGGCGGCGGCACGGAGATCTCCATGGCCTGTGACATGCGCTTCGCCTCCGACAAGGCGCGCTTCGGCCAGCCGGAGATTCTGATCGGACTCATCCCCGGGTGGGGGGGAACCCAGAGGCTGTCCCGGCTGATCGGACTTGGGCGCGCGAAGGAATTGGTGATGGGCGGGGACCAGATCGACGCCCAGCGGGCCTACGAAATCGGCCTCGTGAACCGTATCTATCCCGCCGAGGAGCTTCTGCCGGCGGCCAAGAAGTTCGCGGCAAAAATGGCCCGGCTCCCGGGCTTCGCCCTTAAAATGGCCAAGCACTCCATGAACTTTGGCTATGACCTCTCCCTGGACAATGCCAACCGCCTGGAAATGGAATGCTGCGCCCAGTGTTTCAGCACCGACGATCAAAAGGAAGGAATGGGGGCCTTCCTGGAGAAGCGGAAACCCAACTTCAAGGGCTGCTGACAGGCAAACGCAGGCGTCGGTCCTATGCGGTCCAGGGGGGACCGCGCGGAACCGCCGGTGCGATCCGCTATTTTTTCAACCACATTTCTGAAAGGGGGGGCATCATGAATTTCGGTCTGACAGAAGAACAACAGATGGTGAAGGACCAGGTAACCCGGTTCGCCGAAACGGAAATCAAGCCGATCGCCGCGGAGCTGGACCACACCCACCGGCATCCCGAGGAGATCTGCCGCAAGCTCGGCGCGATGGGCATCATGGGCGTTGCCATTCCCGTCGAGTACGGCGGGGCCGGCATGGACACAGTGACGTATGTCCACGCCATGATCGCTATTTCCAAAGCATGCGCGAGCTGCGGCGTGATCGTCTCCGTGAACAACTCGCTCTATGGCTTCCCCGTGAATACCTTCGGGACGGAAGAACAAAAGTTAAAGTACCTGACCCCCGTGGCAAGCGGAAAGGTCGAGGGCTGCTACGCGCTGACGGAAGCGGGTGCCGGCTCCGATGCCGGTGCGCTTGCCTGCAAGGCCGAGCTGAAAGGCGACAAGTACGTTCTCAATGGTACCAAGCGATTCATCACCAACGGCAACGTCGCCCAGTACTGCGTCCTGGCCTGCACAACGGATTCGACGAAGGGCTACAAAGCAGTCATCAATCTGATCGTCGATCTGAAAAACACGAAGGGGTTCTCCCTCGGCAAGATCGAAGAGAAGATGGGCATTCTGGCCTCCGGCACGGCCGAACTGGTCTTTGAGGATGCAGAGGTTCCGGCTGAAAACCTGCTTGGCAAGGTCGGCCAGGGATTCAAACAGATGCTGATGGGTCTTGACTGCGGTCGCATCGGCATCGGATCCCAGGCCTGCGGCATCGGCAAGGCCGCCCTGGAAGACGCCCTGAACTACGCCAAGGAGAGGGTGCAGTTCGGCAAGCCTATCTCCACCTTCCAGGCCATTCAGTTCAAGCTGGCCGACATGGCGACGGAACTCGACGCGGCGGAGCTCCTGCTCCTCCGGGCCGCCTGGATGGAAGACAACCACCTGGACTATGAGAAGGAATCCGCCATGGCCAAGATGTATGCCTCCGACGTGGCCATGAAGGCCGCCATCGAAGGTGTCCAGATCTTCGGCGGTTACGGATACTGCAAGGAATATCCGGCGGAACGGCACATGCGCGATGCGAAGATCTGCCAGATTTATGAGGGAACGAATGAAATCCAGCGGGTGGTCATCTCCCGCAAGCTCCTGAGCATGCGGTAACGATCCCTGAATAGAGCTTGACCGAGGGGGTGAGCGGAAACGCTCACCCCCTTTTTCGTCAATTAATGAGCGGATCCTTTCCTCCCTGGGGGAGAAAGGGACAATGAGTGCCCCGACGTAACCATCCATCCGCGGGGGCGCACATGGGAAAAGGATTTCAACATAAGGAAAGGGGCCCCTGCCTTGCAGCCGGGACCCCTCCGGATCGAGATCAGACGGAAATTCCCGCCTGGTCCACAGTGATTACTTCGTGATACCCAACGCCTTCTCCGTCTCCAGGATTTCCAGGGTCGTCTTGATGACGGTGTCGGAGTTGAGGGAAATGCTGGAAATCCCGCACTCGACGAGGAACTTTGCGAATTCCGGGTAGTCGCTCGGGGCCTGCCCGCAGATGCCGATCTTCTTTCCCATCTTCCGGGACTTGGTGATGGCGATCCGCACCAGGTCCATCACGGCCTGGTTCCGCTCGTCAAAGATGTGGCTGACCAGGGCCGAATCGCGGTCCAGCCCGAGGGTCAACTGGGTCAAGTCATTGGAGCCGATGGAGAAACCGTCGAAGATCTTGCCGAATTCTTCGATGAGGATGACGTTGCTGGGAATCTCCACCATCATATAAAGTTCCAGTCCGTTTTCTCCCTGGACCAGTCCCTTGTCGGCCATAACCTGGATGACCCGTTTTCCCTCCTCCACGGTACGGCAGAAGGGAATCATGAGCTTCACGTTCGTGATTCCCATTTCGTTGCGGACCTTCTTCATGGCCTCGCACTCCAGGGCAAAGGCCTCGCGATAGCGCTCGTCGTAATAGCGGGAAGCCCCCCGGAAGCCGATCATGGGGTTCTCCTCCTCATATTCAAAGAAGGATCCGCCGATCAGGTTCGCGTATTCATTGCTCTTGAAATCGCTCATCCGGACGATGACGTCGTTGGGCCAAAAAGCCGCACCGATCTTAGCCACTCCCTGGGCCAGCTTGTCGACGAAGAAGTCCGGCATGTTCGGATAGCCATGGGTCAGACCCGTAATCTCCTTGCGGATGTCCGGATCCGTAACGCTGTCGAACTTGATGAGCGCCATGGGGTGGATGCGGATGAACTGGTTGATGATGAACTCAAGCCGGGCCAGCCCGATGCCGTCGTTGGGGATGGCGGCAAGGCTGAAGGCGTCGTCGGGGTTACCGACGTTCATCATGATCTGGGTCTTGGGACGCTGCATGTTCTGGATGTTCATCCTCTGGACGTCGAATTTGAGCAGCCCCTCGTAAACCTTTCCAACCTCTCCCTCGGCGCAGGAGACCGTAGCCTCCTTCACCCCATGGAGGGCCGCCGTACCTGTGCCGCTGCCGACGATACAGGGAACGCCGAGTTCCCGGCTGACGATGGCGGCATGGCATGTCCGGCCTCCCTTGTTCGTTACAATGGCCGCTGCGATCTTCATGATGGGCTCCCAGTCCGGGTCCGTCATGTCCGTGACCAGCACTTCTCCCTTTTTAAACGTCTTGATATCACTCACATTTTCAATAATATGCACGGGACCGGCGCCGATCTTGGACCCCACGGCCGTTCCCGTCACAATGGGTGTTTTCGTTTCCTTGAGAATGAATGTCTCCAGAACCGCATCGTCTTTCTGGGACTGGACCGTCTCCGGTCGGGCCTGAAGGATGAACAGCCCTCCCGAAACGCCGTCCTTTCCCCATTCAATGTCCATGGGCTTGAAGAAGCCCGCCTTCTGGGAATAGTGGTCCTCGATGATAGCCGTCCAGCGGGCCAGTGTCAGGATCTCGTCGTCGTTCAGGCAGAAACGCTGCCGCTCCTCCGACGGAACGGGGACAGTCTTGGTACCCTCCTCGCTCTTGCCGGTGGCGTAGATCATCTTGATTTCCTTTGCACCCAGCTTCTTCTGGAGGATGGGACGGGCTCCCAGTTTCAGGGTGGGCTTGAAGACGAAGAACTCGTCGGGATTGACGGTTCCCTGGACGACGGTCTCGCCGAGACCGTAGGCACCGGTGATAAGGATGGCGTTCCGAAAGCCCGATTCGGTATCGATGGAAAAGATGACACCCGAGGCAGCGAGGTCCGACCGGACCATTTTCTGCACTCCGATGGAGAGGGCGATGGACATGTGGTCGAATCCCTTGTCGACGCGGTAGCTGATGGCGCGGTCGGTGAAGAGGGACGCGAAGCAGCGCTTGCAGGCGTCAAGCAACTGAGTCTCGCCGCGGACGTTTAGGTATGTCTCCTGCTGCCCGGCAAAACTGGCGTCCGGCAGATCCTCCGCCGTGGCGGAACTCCGGACGGCCACATCGGTGTCCTCTCCATATTCCTCACAGAGTTTCTTGTATGCATGGAGAATGGCTTCCTTCAGGTCCGCCGGCAGCTCCGCCGAATAGATCAGGCTGCGGAGCTTCTTTCCCCTGTCAGAGAGGTTCTGCATGTCATGGGTATCCAGGTCTCCCAGGATTTCTCCCATCTTCTGAGTAATTCCTGCCGACTGCAGGAGATACCGGTAAGCATCGGCCGTAATCGCATATCCATCCGGGATGCTGACTCCTTTGGAGATGAGTTCCCGGCGCATCTCGCCGAGGGAGGCGTTTTTCCCGCCGACCTGAGGAATATCGTCCAGTTCCAGTTCGTCGAACCACATAACCAGTTTGTTGTCTTTCATGCAAAACCTCCTCTTGGTATTGTGAGACCTCGGCGGTGAAGGGCGATATGAGGGGAGCCCTCTGCACCGACAGGTGTTGTGCAGGGAATTCTTCTAAAGAATGGTCGGGCCGGATAGGTCACTGTTTGCTTTCCTGCGGATTGCGCATTTTCACTATCAATTTTGTTGGATTGAGTCAAATGGAAAGATAAGAAAAGCCTTTGGGAAAGGGCCTACACACCACTGCAAGATCAATACGGATTCCTACTAAGACAGAATCATCCTGGAGGGAAAGATTCAGGAAAAGCCGAATCGCGATGGCTGGAATCCCGGCACCGGCACGTGCCTTCAGATGCCTGGC
This genomic interval carries:
- a CDS encoding crotonase; the encoded protein is MEFKNLIFQVEEGVATITFNRPKALNAMNSETMSELYQAATICKNDDAVKALILTGSGDRAFVAGADISEMQNLRPQQALAFMELGHETLRLIETLPKPSIAAVNGFALGGGTEISMACDMRFASDKARFGQPEILIGLIPGWGGTQRLSRLIGLGRAKELVMGGDQIDAQRAYEIGLVNRIYPAEELLPAAKKFAAKMARLPGFALKMAKHSMNFGYDLSLDNANRLEMECCAQCFSTDDQKEGMGAFLEKRKPNFKGC
- a CDS encoding long-chain fatty acid--CoA ligase; the protein is MDLGHMLEESTRRFTERIALIHDGNNLTYRDLNRAVNALAGGLRDLGIGKDDKVAILLPNIPEFVIAYLAAQKLGAVAVTLNVMSTAFELRHLLGNSDSKAFITTASAARRFEEIRDEMPLCRHLLVTDSADSPYAWSTLVSKGGDDFPIPAIGDDDSAVMIYTSGLTGRPVGAVLTHGNLQSQTGLLASEVAGTEEDRCLAIIPFFHSFGAVANMLAPLRTGASIVLMDRFTLDGIFTAIEREKVTYITGVPRLFLGMIFHDKADSYDVSSLRFCITGGAAIPPDVFTAFESKFKVKLVEGYGLTEASPICTLSRIDRPHRPGSIGTVIPGLQAKIVDKDGREVPRGQVGELIVRGPNVMKGYYKDSTRTAEVIRDGWLHTSDLGTMDGDGYIFLTGHAKRMVITSGFNVYPREIELVLEMHPAVRQAKITGKQDLMRGEIVKASIVLKPGATAGEKDILRHCRTYLSNYKHPREIEFVEAIDEA
- a CDS encoding acetyl-CoA C-acetyltransferase, with translation MRDAVIVSGARTAVGEFGGSLKGVSVVELGKVVMKETIKRAGLRPAVSDFIKSCRPDVFGDFDMTDVQKKGYDYDSSLTPVYIDEVIMGNVLNAGVGQNPARQSAIFAGLPEESNVFTVQKVCASGMKAIALAAQSVMTGDADIVLAGGMENMSNVPYAVADARWGFRMNMPYGKITDLMVHDGLWEIFNGYHMGFTAENIAAKYGITRQEQDELAYESHRRARAAIASGAVADEIVPIIIPQRKGDPKIFNVDERPMDTTLEKMAKLAPVFKKDGSVTAGNASGINDGAAAVLVMSAEKAKELGLKPLVKIKGWASGGVDPAYMGLGPIPAVRKLFKKLNLTMKDIGLIELNEAFACQALGCVKELGVDLSITNLNGSGISIGHPIGCTGARITYTLAMQMKKRNVPLGLASLCIGGGQGMAIVLESV
- a CDS encoding ABC transporter ATP-binding protein; its protein translation is MSLITAENLAKDYRTGEVTVHALRGVSFRIEPASFVSFVGPSGSGKTTILNIVGCLDKPSGGSLTVAGTDVTALDMKESARFRGNHIGFIFQDFNLIPVLTVHENVEYPLMMVQNVPERERREQIGTLLEAVGMADQRDKYPDQLSGGQKQRAAIARALVTNPRLVLADEPTANLDSATAYAVIDLMKRMRDERQTTFIFSTHDQKIVGEAEILFWLEDGALREVQEKGGRNHG
- a CDS encoding outer membrane lipoprotein-sorting protein — its product is MLHKLLLTSLVLLFALPAFALDGPALLKQVDRNLNPESYEMYRKLINVEPDGKKKEFTLFSVKKGADKVAALFLAPASEKGRSTLRLGDNMWLYIPSVGKPIRITSLQSVVGGVFNNADILNLDYSAEYDVKSVTDKDGGYLLHLKAKTREVAYDQLRMQVDRNRKVPIRIECLTEAGMLIKTLYFKDPKEFGGGLVRPSVVETDSPLYKGYRSIMIYAKIRKRTFKDEVFTLTHMPNIDSLR
- a CDS encoding ABC transporter permease — encoded protein: MVNLFKMAVRNLLRYRRRTLLTASLITIGVVFVLVFLSVSGSFKAMMIGQITDSMLGHLQIHRHGYVASIDNLPLNLNLKPPEVRKVSEALDGMPGVETYSPRIKFGGMFSNFTETTNIRLNGVIPEREFKTVPLLPSRIIEGKKALGKGEMLLPALLARGMGIKVGDPVVVVATNQDGSVNGRQFIVAGILEGVTGPGGRDGYIHLDDAVETLRMREPEISEIAVRLKDFGRLSDVHNRLSGLLAGEKNQQGKPLFEVHTWEALSPFFNVARMIDVMTFFIKLMLIAIVLISIMNVMIMAVYERVREIGTMAAIGTLPGRILSLFLFEGFCLGILGAVVGCITGSLLLWILNLSRLTFDFGQQKGLVLAVSLRPGDLLTISVTVILVSVAASLQPAWKASRMEPIEALRHV
- a CDS encoding acyl-CoA dehydrogenase yields the protein MNFGLTEEQQMVKDQVTRFAETEIKPIAAELDHTHRHPEEICRKLGAMGIMGVAIPVEYGGAGMDTVTYVHAMIAISKACASCGVIVSVNNSLYGFPVNTFGTEEQKLKYLTPVASGKVEGCYALTEAGAGSDAGALACKAELKGDKYVLNGTKRFITNGNVAQYCVLACTTDSTKGYKAVINLIVDLKNTKGFSLGKIEEKMGILASGTAELVFEDAEVPAENLLGKVGQGFKQMLMGLDCGRIGIGSQACGIGKAALEDALNYAKERVQFGKPISTFQAIQFKLADMATELDAAELLLLRAAWMEDNHLDYEKESAMAKMYASDVAMKAAIEGVQIFGGYGYCKEYPAERHMRDAKICQIYEGTNEIQRVVISRKLLSMR